The DNA sequence CGCCCGCGCCGACCAGCCCGATGAAGGCCGTCCGTTTGGCGACACGCGCGGTGCGGGACCGGCGGCGGTGCTTCCTGGCCAGCTTCTCGATCTCCGCGGCCGTCACATGGGTGCGCAGCGCCGCGATGGCCGCGGACGTGCGGACGGCCGCCTCCTCGCGCGCCGGTCCGGCGGCGGCGCGCACCCCGGCCACCGCCTGCTCCACTCGCGGCCCGGTGTAGCGGGCGGCCTGGCGTGCCGCCTTACGGGTGCGCTTGGCGGCCCGGGTGGCGGCCGCGTCCACCTTCGGTGGCAGGGTGCCGCGGGCCTGGCTGAGCCGTGGTGCGATATGCGCGTGGTATTGCGCACCGGCCGTGCACCGGGCCTGGTGCGCCGCGTTCGAAACCTTCGGCGCCAGCAGTTCGCGGGCTTCGT is a window from the Streptomyces luomodiensis genome containing:
- a CDS encoding DUF5324 family protein, producing MTRIDSVRAATGTAKGGVLHAAEAVAPYAGTAKDTAAHYAHEARELLAPKVSNAAHQARCTAGAQYHAHIAPRLSQARGTLPPKVDAAATRAAKRTRKAARQAARYTGPRVEQAVAGVRAAAGPAREEAAVRTSAAIAALRTHVTAAEIEKLARKHRRRSRTARVAKRTAFIGLVGAGVFAAWKWWDKQANPDWLVEPPAATEVGDRERLSAVDGSEQGALDPEVQAKQAEAEARRDDEQR